The genomic segment CTCCCCCCGGGATCGCTGACGTCGGAGTAGACGCCGAGGTGGTCGGAGTGCCACACGTCAACGCGCGCGCCGGCGAGCGGAGCGCAGCCCGCGCGGCCGAGCCGGGCGATGAGGAGCGTCAGCTCGAGCGGGGTACCGGGCTTGACCGAGCCGTCCGACGGATCGACGCGGATGTCGGAGCGATTGAGCGCCTCCTCGACGAAGTACGGACCCTCCGTCTGCGCGGGACGGGCGACGCATCCCGCGGCGGGCGCTGCGCTCTGCCCGCGCGCCGGGCCGGACGTCAGGAGCGAGACACCGGCCGCGCCCAGCAGCGCGAGCGCCTCGCGCCGCGACACCACGTGCCCCCTGGCGACATCGTCGGCGCGCATCCGGGCATCCACCCGCCCAAGCATACC from the Candidatus Methylomirabilota bacterium genome contains:
- a CDS encoding twin-arginine translocation pathway signal protein; this translates as MRADDVARGHVVSRREALALLGAAGVSLLTSGPARGQSAAPAAGCVARPAQTEGPYFVEEALNRSDIRVDPSDGSVKPGTPLELTLLIARLGRAGCAPLAGARVDVWHSDHLGVYSDVSDPGGSTVGRKFLRGYQLTDGEGRVRFLTVYPGAYQGRTVHIHFKVRSPQGQRPGYEFTSQLYFDDALTDRVLAGPPYSARGRRGIRNAEDGLYRRGGRELTLALAPRDGGYAGTFTMALDGA